Within the Aquipuribacter hungaricus genome, the region GGCGGCCTGCTGCGCGGCGACGACATGGCCGCCTGGCGCGCCACGGTCGAGGAGCCGGCGACCGGCGCGTACCGCGACCTCACCGTCTGCAAGACCGGCACGTGGGGCCAGGGCCCGGTCATGCTGCAGACCCTCGGCGTGCTCGACGCGCTCGGCGTCGGCGACGAGCCGCTGCGGGACGCCGACGGCGAGGAGGACCCCGCCTGGCTGCACGCCTGGGTCGAGGCGACCAAGCTGGCGATGGCCGACCGGGAGGCCTGGTACGGCGACTCCGCCGACGACCCGGTGCCCGTCGAGGAGCTCGTCGACCCGGCGTACCTGCGCGCGCGTGCGGGGCTGGTCGGCGACCGCGCCGACCTGGGTCTGCGGCCGGGCTCGCCCGGGGGGCGCGTCCCGCGGCTGCCCGTCGTCGTCACCGACCCGACCGGCTCCCGCGCGGCAGCCGGCGGTCCCGGGGCGGGGGAGCCCACGGTGCAGCGGAGCGGCCTCACCCGCGGCGACACCGTCCACCTGGACGTGGTCGACCGGTGGGGCAACGTGGTCTCGGCCACCCCGAGCGGGGCGTGGCTGCAGTCCAGCCCGGTCGTGCCGGCGCTCGGGTTCCCGCTGGGCACGCGGGGGCAGATGTTCCGCACCGAGCCCGGTCTGCCGGCGTCCCTGCGACCGGGGCGGCGGCCGCGGACCACGCTGTCGCCCACCCTGGTGCTGCGCGAGGGCGAGCCGTGGCTGGCGCTCGGGACGCCGGGCGGGGACCAGCAGGACCAGTGGACGTCGGTGTTCCTCGTCCGCGCCGCCGCGGCCGCCGAGCACGGCCGCCGCACGGGCGAGCCGCCGGCGCTGCTCACCCCGCTGCAGTCGCTGCTGGACGAGCCCATGCTCCACAGCGACCACGCACCGAGCTCGTTCCACCCGCGCCTGGCCGAGCCGGGGGTCGTCGTCGTGGAGGACCGGACGTCGCCGACGGTGCTGGACGACCTGCGCCGGCGCGGGCACGACGTCCGGCCCACCGACGGCTGGCAGCTGGGCCGGACCTGCGTGGTCGGGGTGGAGGGCGGCTTCCTGCGGGCGGCCGCCAACGCCCGCGGCGGCCAGGGGCTCGCCGCGGGACGCTGACGGGGCGGCTCAGCGGACGGTGACCGTCATCTCGTCGCTCGTGCCGGTGCGGGGGCCCTCCCCGTCGGAGTAGTCGGGCAGCTCGACGCGGAAGGTGTACGTCCCGGCGGGCAGGGAGACGGGGACCTGGAAGGTCTCGAAGCGGCCGTCGGCACCGGTCTGCGCCAGGCCGGAGCCCTTGACCGTGCCGCCCTGGAGGACCTCCCAGTGCAGCGTGCCCTCGGGGGCGGTGGCGGCGCCGGAGAAGACCGTCACCCCGGCGGACAGCGCGGACGCGGTGACCGGTGCGGGGGACCGGAGCTCGACCTGGG harbors:
- a CDS encoding gamma-glutamyltransferase family protein — protein: MTSLASTRPELAGTFGMVASTHWLATAVGQSVLERGGNAYDAAAAAGFVLQVVEPHLNGPAGEVPVVHKPAGAPVQVVCGQGVAPAAATPEVFADLGLDHVPGTGLLAATVPGSFGAWALLVQRWGTWSVADVLAPAVGLAEDGAPVLDRVASTVARMAGHFREHWQPSAETYLVGDGPDGAPLPGSRLRLPGLAATYRRVVAEAGTGDREEQWERARAAWYSGFVAEAVDEFCSGTAWLDTSGEVHGGLLRGDDMAAWRATVEEPATGAYRDLTVCKTGTWGQGPVMLQTLGVLDALGVGDEPLRDADGEEDPAWLHAWVEATKLAMADREAWYGDSADDPVPVEELVDPAYLRARAGLVGDRADLGLRPGSPGGRVPRLPVVVTDPTGSRAAAGGPGAGEPTVQRSGLTRGDTVHLDVVDRWGNVVSATPSGAWLQSSPVVPALGFPLGTRGQMFRTEPGLPASLRPGRRPRTTLSPTLVLREGEPWLALGTPGGDQQDQWTSVFLVRAAAAAEHGRRTGEPPALLTPLQSLLDEPMLHSDHAPSSFHPRLAEPGVVVVEDRTSPTVLDDLRRRGHDVRPTDGWQLGRTCVVGVEGGFLRAAANARGGQGLAAGR